A genomic region of Spirochaetota bacterium contains the following coding sequences:
- a CDS encoding sugar phosphate nucleotidyltransferase, with product MKVIPVILAGGAGTRLWPLSCDDKPKQFHNLTGDGTLLSNTIERLSPLRPEFYLIVTGMKYAKKSLDELGRVGVKGRILAEPYPRNTAAAVLYAATYLSKKYDNSIMLVLPADHHIKKREDFIRILKIAIKEAEKNKLVTIGLRPSYPETGYGYIKSIDNEGSIQQVDRFVEKPDIEKAREYLNDGNYYWNSGMFIWSTSVIIENFKRLMPKHYSAFNQFERLSLEQMESNEDEVWDIKERIFSSLDSISIDYGIMECADKRVVVPAELGWTDLGCWKSVDDVLDPDEDMNRTPVGDRVIFLDSEKCSVFTESRRVALVGLRDIVVVEAGSDILIMDKSRAQEVRRIVEIVKDRG from the coding sequence ATGAAGGTAATACCTGTAATATTAGCTGGGGGGGCTGGGACAAGACTTTGGCCACTTAGTTGTGATGATAAACCAAAACAGTTTCATAATCTCACGGGGGATGGTACTCTTTTATCCAATACAATAGAACGGCTCTCCCCATTGAGACCAGAATTTTATTTGATTGTTACTGGGATGAAATATGCGAAAAAAAGCCTTGATGAGTTGGGGAGGGTTGGAGTTAAGGGGAGGATACTTGCTGAACCCTATCCTAGAAACACTGCTGCTGCTGTGCTGTATGCTGCTACCTATTTATCAAAGAAGTATGATAATTCCATTATGTTAGTCCTTCCGGCTGACCATCATATTAAGAAAAGGGAGGATTTTATTAGAATATTAAAGATTGCTATCAAGGAGGCAGAGAAGAATAAATTAGTAACAATCGGATTAAGACCAAGCTATCCTGAGACTGGATATGGATATATTAAATCCATTGATAATGAGGGGAGTATTCAACAGGTCGATAGATTTGTAGAGAAGCCAGATATTGAAAAGGCAAGGGAGTATTTAAATGATGGTAATTATTACTGGAACAGCGGAATGTTTATTTGGAGCACATCTGTTATTATTGAGAACTTTAAAAGGTTGATGCCTAAACACTATAGTGCTTTTAATCAATTTGAGAGACTCAGCTTGGAGCAGATGGAGTCCAATGAAGACGAAGTATGGGATATCAAGGAGAGGATATTTTCATCCTTGGATTCAATTTCAATAGATTATGGTATTATGGAATGTGCTGATAAGAGGGTGGTGGTGCCGGCTGAATTAGGATGGACGGATTTGGGATGTTGGAAATCTGTTGATGATGTTTTGGATCCTGATGAAGATATGAATCGAACTCCGGTAGGGGATAGGGTGATTTTTTTAGATTCAGAGAAGTGCTCGGTCTTTACTGAGAGTAGAAGGGTAGCCCTTGTGGGATTGAGGGATATTGTTGTTGTTGAAGCGGGGAGTGACATTCTTATAATGGATAAGAGTCGGGCTCAGGAGGTAA
- a CDS encoding DUF3795 domain-containing protein → MDYLQLTAPCGLDCFNCPMYLAKDNEDLRANISQQLGIPIKDASCDGCRNESGKIAFLGMSEPCNVYKCIVRKGIKFCNECAEFPCDHLHPYADMASVVPHNTKVYNLCLIKKMGLESWAMDKAKSVKETYFQEKWKL, encoded by the coding sequence ATGGACTATCTTCAATTGACAGCGCCCTGTGGATTAGATTGTTTTAATTGTCCCATGTATTTGGCAAAAGATAATGAAGATCTACGAGCTAACATCTCACAGCAACTCGGTATTCCCATTAAAGATGCATCCTGTGATGGGTGTAGGAATGAAAGCGGGAAAATTGCTTTCCTGGGGATGAGCGAGCCGTGTAATGTGTATAAGTGTATTGTGAGAAAAGGAATTAAATTCTGTAATGAGTGTGCTGAATTCCCTTGTGACCACCTTCATCCATATGCAGATATGGCATCTGTTGTTCCACACAATACTAAAGTTTATAATCTATGTCTAATCAAGAAGATGGGATTAGAGTCATGGGCGATGGATAAGGCCAAAAGCGTAAAGGAAACCTATTTTCAGGAGAAGTGGAAACTTTAA
- a CDS encoding transcriptional regulator has translation MKKSETVKRSKSVKKIKSEPKLALLIYDVDYDDEVMDLFTSDLVPGFTKWDKVQGTGKSSDPKMDTAVWPGHNSVILALLTDEIEEELKAKIMELINKHNGSGMKLFTLPLHEVI, from the coding sequence ATGAAGAAGAGTGAAACAGTGAAGAGGAGCAAATCAGTAAAGAAAATTAAGAGTGAACCAAAGCTTGCCTTATTAATATACGATGTCGATTATGATGATGAGGTTATGGATCTATTCACCTCAGATTTAGTGCCTGGCTTTACTAAGTGGGATAAGGTTCAGGGTACGGGTAAAAGCTCAGATCCAAAGATGGATACAGCAGTTTGGCCAGGTCATAATAGCGTTATTTTAGCATTATTAACTGACGAGATTGAAGAAGAGTTGAAGGCTAAAATTATGGAACTGATAAATAAACATAATGGGAGTGGGATGAAGCTCTTCACGCTACCGCTTCATGAAGTAATATAG
- a CDS encoding efflux RND transporter permease subunit, whose product MKLPEFSVKYPVAILMLFIAVFLLGAIALSKLSIDMLPEIEPPNIMVITAWPGSSASDVESEVTELIEDQVSTVNNLKEVSSKSVDNLSVVGCEFEWGADLDIATNDIRDSLEVIKQRLPKDIERPMVLRIKSERMPILIMTVTAEQSWPSLRMILKKNVVDELKRVPGVGAFMVDGGLIRRINVYFDANKLEAYHLSILQINKILAAENLNIPAGSIETGEMEYYVRIPARFKTVEDIKNTVVGNFKGRIIYLRDVATVTDSFAPVEMNAWEDVGVKSMIMMVQKQSGKNAVEVIDGVKERLNQIKHRLPDDVKIQIAIDNSKQIRNAINNLRNTLFAGLFLVIVVTIIFLRRLRTAGIVSLVIPFSIIVAFIFMFIADFTINLISLMAIVITIGMVVDNGIVVLENIIRHVEHGGNRRTSAIYGASEMGMAITASTATTVIIFLPLIFVKGLAGVIFNQLAIVLGITLLASLFTSLSLTPMLASQWVEYNPVQTSSRGGRLERLYLLSEGWFNKVETVYERFLILALTNRWKTVVIALIIFFSSLLIIPFLSSTLMTDTDTGDLSVKFRLPEGTKLEETDRVVTNIFNDINSVVKKEEIDLKYAMDGTGEGGFAIAFGFDQGPNIGQVSFLLVEKNERERSVKRIADVVREKVRELPGISDIQVRAASMMSSMMLGGEKGVQVEIRGYDFGEMMKYAHRLSELMKKVPGLVNVSLSQRDPRPEVWIKIDRRKASALGLNVAMIASTLRNYYYGVESTELKDAGESFEIFTRLHDDLKDDIDRMMSMPLLTPDGRTIMLSSIAEIKRTEGPIQLLRKNRATIVKVGSDLQEEYHLGYAREKVNEIIASIGVPDGIFVGFGGLLKDQEETYGDLLLLLIVGILLVYMVMAALFENLRDPLIIMFSIPFAFTGVSIALFITGIPLSLMTIMSLIMLMGIVVNNAIVLVDYMHLLLKRGVPLYEAIVQTGKNRLRPVLMTTLTTLFGMLPMVLSRAESSEVWNAMGVTLIGGLTLSSLVTLILIPTIFYLFESRKTRQILQTV is encoded by the coding sequence ATGAAACTGCCTGAGTTTTCAGTTAAGTATCCAGTAGCTATTTTAATGCTATTTATTGCTGTTTTTTTATTAGGAGCAATAGCGCTCTCAAAGTTGAGTATAGATATGCTTCCTGAGATTGAACCTCCAAATATTATGGTTATTACAGCCTGGCCTGGTTCCAGCGCATCCGATGTCGAGTCAGAAGTAACAGAACTTATTGAGGATCAGGTTAGCACTGTGAATAATTTAAAAGAGGTTTCATCGAAATCGGTGGATAATCTCTCTGTTGTTGGCTGTGAATTTGAATGGGGGGCTGATTTAGACATAGCCACTAATGATATCAGGGATAGCCTTGAGGTGATTAAACAGAGGCTTCCCAAGGATATTGAGCGTCCAATGGTATTGAGGATAAAATCTGAGAGGATGCCTATTCTTATAATGACTGTGACAGCTGAGCAATCGTGGCCATCCTTGAGGATGATACTGAAGAAGAATGTGGTTGATGAGTTGAAGAGGGTTCCTGGTGTTGGCGCTTTTATGGTTGATGGCGGTCTTATCAGAAGAATAAATGTGTATTTTGATGCCAATAAATTAGAGGCTTATCATCTTTCAATTCTTCAGATAAATAAAATTCTGGCAGCGGAGAATTTAAATATTCCTGCTGGAAGCATAGAGACTGGGGAAATGGAGTATTATGTTAGGATTCCGGCAAGATTTAAGACTGTTGAAGATATAAAAAATACAGTAGTAGGAAACTTTAAGGGAAGAATAATATATTTGAGGGATGTTGCTACTGTTACTGATTCATTTGCTCCAGTTGAGATGAATGCATGGGAGGATGTGGGTGTCAAGTCTATGATAATGATGGTTCAAAAGCAGTCAGGCAAGAATGCTGTTGAAGTGATCGATGGAGTTAAGGAAAGGCTGAATCAGATTAAGCACCGACTGCCCGATGATGTGAAGATACAGATTGCAATCGATAATTCTAAACAGATTCGAAACGCAATAAATAATTTGAGAAATACACTGTTCGCTGGGTTATTCCTCGTTATTGTTGTAACTATAATATTTTTAAGAAGATTGCGAACAGCCGGGATTGTGTCTCTGGTTATACCCTTCTCAATCATTGTCGCTTTTATATTTATGTTTATAGCAGACTTTACAATCAATCTCATCTCACTTATGGCTATTGTGATCACCATAGGGATGGTCGTTGATAATGGGATTGTTGTTCTTGAGAATATTATTCGTCATGTTGAGCATGGTGGGAATAGAAGAACCAGCGCTATCTATGGCGCAAGCGAGATGGGTATGGCCATTACTGCCTCAACAGCAACCACAGTAATAATATTTCTTCCCTTAATTTTTGTAAAGGGCTTAGCTGGAGTAATCTTTAACCAGCTTGCTATAGTCCTTGGGATTACATTGCTCGCTTCCCTTTTTACATCACTTTCATTAACTCCCATGCTTGCCTCTCAATGGGTTGAATATAATCCGGTTCAGACTTCTTCCAGAGGAGGAAGACTGGAGAGGCTTTATCTTTTGAGCGAGGGCTGGTTTAACAAGGTTGAAACGGTTTATGAGAGATTTCTAATATTAGCGTTAACAAATAGGTGGAAGACGGTTGTTATTGCCCTTATTATCTTTTTTAGTAGTTTGCTTATAATACCCTTTTTATCCTCAACATTAATGACTGATACTGATACAGGGGATTTGAGTGTAAAGTTCAGACTCCCTGAGGGAACCAAATTAGAAGAGACAGATAGGGTTGTTACTAATATATTTAATGACATTAATTCAGTTGTAAAAAAAGAAGAGATAGATTTGAAGTATGCCATGGATGGAACCGGTGAAGGGGGATTTGCAATTGCTTTTGGGTTCGATCAAGGTCCAAACATTGGACAGGTCTCCTTTCTCCTTGTTGAAAAGAATGAAAGAGAGAGAAGTGTAAAGAGGATAGCGGATGTGGTTAGGGAAAAGGTACGTGAACTCCCTGGCATATCTGATATTCAGGTGAGAGCAGCGTCAATGATGTCATCAATGATGCTGGGTGGTGAAAAGGGTGTTCAGGTTGAAATCCGTGGTTATGATTTTGGTGAGATGATGAAGTATGCACATAGATTATCTGAATTGATGAAAAAGGTGCCTGGACTTGTAAATGTTTCACTTAGCCAGAGGGACCCTAGACCTGAGGTATGGATAAAGATTGACAGAAGAAAGGCTTCAGCCTTGGGACTCAATGTAGCGATGATAGCGAGTACTCTGAGAAACTATTATTATGGTGTTGAATCTACTGAATTGAAGGATGCTGGAGAGAGTTTTGAGATATTTACCCGTCTTCACGATGACCTGAAGGATGATATTGACAGAATGATGAGTATGCCACTTCTGACTCCTGATGGAAGAACCATTATGCTATCCAGTATTGCAGAAATAAAGAGGACAGAGGGGCCAATTCAGCTATTGAGAAAGAATAGAGCAACGATTGTTAAAGTGGGCTCTGATCTTCAGGAAGAATATCATCTTGGGTATGCTAGAGAGAAGGTGAATGAAATTATAGCCAGCATAGGAGTCCCTGATGGAATTTTTGTAGGTTTTGGCGGATTGTTAAAGGATCAGGAAGAGACTTATGGAGACCTTCTCCTTCTGCTAATAGTTGGAATTTTGCTGGTTTATATGGTTATGGCTGCTCTCTTTGAAAATTTGCGAGATCCTTTAATAATTATGTTTTCTATTCCCTTTGCCTTTACAGGTGTTTCCATCGCTTTATTTATTACAGGTATTCCGCTTAGTTTAATGACAATAATGTCCCTAATAATGCTGATGGGAATTGTTGTAAACAATGCGATTGTTCTTGTTGATTATATGCATCTTCTTTTGAAAAGAGGTGTCCCTCTATATGAAGCTATAGTGCAGACAGGGAAAAATCGATTGCGTCCGGTTTTGATGACAACATTAACCACCCTTTTTGGCATGCTTCCAATGGTGCTTTCCAGAGCAGAGAGTTCTGAAGTCTGGAATGCAATGGGAGTTACCCTTATTGGGGGACTTACGCTTTCATCATTAGTGACGCTTATTTTAATACCGACAATCTTTTATCTATTTGAGAGTCGAAAAACCCGTCAAATCCTACAGACAGTTTAA